A portion of the Plasmodium gaboni strain SY75 chromosome 5, whole genome shotgun sequence genome contains these proteins:
- a CDS encoding putative tubulin--tyrosine ligase: MSIYFRELFPSNKVVKFRTDFRNTIFDLFLHRKWELTNHETDWNLCWSEKDWINEVYDTICFKNDQYVNHYRNYYELTRKDLLAKNIKRLKKQYEKTRNEDDIKNLDITPMTFVLPLEYKIFLEEYKKKSNRIWIMKPIGKSQGKGIFLFDKISQIKDWNSYHNKNKINDDKDKEKPEQYIVQEYISNPLLIGGKKFDIRLYVLILSYYPLTIYIYRSGFARFSHTYFKNEKTNMNDVTMHLTNVSIQKNAEGYDDTVGGKWFVRELFLYMISRYGYENITTLIKNIEECIIQSFLAVHKIIINDKHCFELYGFDILIDNNLKPWLIEVNSSPSFSSNTKDDYTLKFNLLDELMTLINIEKYDIPQIDRIGDFDCIYRNGEKIRNLDPYNFHSHLGAYLSGTEHLKKMAKHIKMKSNV; the protein is encoded by the exons ATgtctatatattttagaGAGTTGTTTCCTTCAAACAA GGTTGTAAAATTTAGAACTGATTTTCGTAATACAATTTTTGACTTATTTTTGCATAGAAAATGGGAGTTGACAAATca TGAAACTGATTGGAATTTATGTTGGTCTGAAAAGGATTGGATAAATGAAGTTTATGATActatatgttttaaaaatgatCAATATGTTAATCATTATAGAAATTATTACGaa TTGACTCGTAAAGACCTACTAgctaaaaatataaagagACTGAAAAAACAATATGAAAAGACCAGAAACGaagatgatataaaaaatttagaTATTACTCCTATGACGTTTGTTTTACCCTtagaatataaaatatttttagaagaatataaaaaaaaaagtaatcGCATATGGATAATGAAACCTATAGGGAAGTCACAAGGCAAaggaatatttttatttgataaaatTTCTCAAATAAAAGACTGGAATAgttatcataataaaaataaaattaatgatgataaaGATAAGGAAAAACCTGAACAATATATAGTTCAAGAATATATATCCAACCCTTTATTAATCGGAGGAAAAAAATTCGATATAAGATTATACgttttaatattatcttattatcctttaactatatatatatatagaagTGGTTTTGCCAGATTTTCTCATACATATTtcaaaaatgaaaaaacTAATATGAATGATGTTACTATGCATTTAACTAATGTATCCATACAAAAAAATGCAGAAGGTTATGATGATACAGTAGGAGGGAAATGGTTTGTTCGAGaattattcttatatatgATTAGTCGTTATGgatatgaaaatattactacattaattaaaaatatagaagaATGTATTATTCAATCTTTTCTAGCTGtacataaaattataattaatgaTAAACATTGTTTCGAATTATATGGATTTGATATCCTTATcgataataatttaaaacCATGGTTAATTGAAGTCAATTCATCTCcttcattttcttcaaaTACAAAAGACGATTATACGCTGAAGTTTAATTTGTTGGATGAATTGATGACACTCATAAATATTGAAAAGTATGATATACCACAAATTGATAGAATTGGAGATTTTGATTGTATATATAGAAATGGGGAAAAAATACGAAATCTGGATCCCTACAATTTTCATTCACACTTAG GAGCCTATTTGTCTGGAACAgaacatttaaaaaaaatggcAAAACACATTAAAATGAAATCAAAcgtttaa
- a CDS encoding putative secreted ookinete protein, with the protein MTFILRFSQFILYTHVLLKMCYGFYFEQTEELVVKTAHSDICKREHHLSFNNEIIKLCLFSQRAGANSKYNLIMNTLKEEKWEEKYRILKDNTFKIIKHFYTFVNKNELVIIFCFNKHINKASYECHRSITKVDDKKNEEQRVTINYNHIDPLSLVDYTSNNFEFLGTSYLLICGINENRKLPPASRVFILCRASKDSGLTWGFTFSFYYHQAKENINYSNVVPKIFYNEIGFLFSSSENSGKKYIRCTYLEGYHFDCNDIRFIEDKYLLDVTKIRGYYLTILSNRKDKKDNIKLWYIYNSVITESMNNNITNVGKEYKEGNLFLLNDSTVLYNYVNEKDSYVYLIKHKGSVKHCTLLYLKKEYANPGFIKETVKNQTKLIKDNDHNNNTRYVCNINYDDLSVNGHDRYFTVSVYNGVKTDIKSCFYFSYDNILEPVNIINKIVKIYEYSNYSVYAFYINKDIESYFLFNKKMECFLGENFYIYLNINFINTYKLDNSFDTNERVINLYTDNLIYYKIPNINYKNTFLSKIHFPPYTKYIQLNDKEYIFKLPSYIEQDINTELFFLQKVNKFYKKKTILHKGGHNNQLVLGIDFSKKNDICSYSYSKSSCEYTHIDINKINIKVPMNQEIISDITLAIICPVNKKNQNVCFHHTYDNGKKVLIRDHLYDRNGYLNVYPKIYIYTPQLDQIYEESKLVIRKEFIEIFKNNKCNYRNVILCKCYANNMYYDITFNLI; encoded by the exons atgacGTTCATATTAAGGTTCAGTCAGTTTATCCTCTACACACATGTATTATTAAAGATGTGTTATggtttttattttgaacAAACTGAAGAATTAGTTGTAAAAACTGCTCATAGTGATATATGTAAAAGAGAACATCATTTAAGTTTCAAcaatgaaataataaagttATGTTTGTTCTCTCAACGTGCTGGTGCTAATTCTAAATATAATCTTATAATGAATACattaaaagaagaaaagTGGGAGGAGAAATATAgaattttaaaagataatacatttaaaattattaaacaTTTCTATACatttgtaaataaaaatgaattagttataatattttgttttaataaacatataaataaagcATCTTATGAATGTCATAGATCTATTACCAAAGTggatgataaaaaaaatgaagaacAGCGAGTTACaattaattataatcaCATAGATCCTTTATCATTAGTTGATTATACATCTAATAATTTTGAATTCTTGGGTACTTCctatttattaatttgtGGTATTAATGAAAATAGAAAGTTACCTCCCGCTTCTCGTGTCTTTATCTTATGTCGTGCTAGCAAGGATTCTGGTCTAACCTGGGG ATTCACTTTCTCCTTCTATTACCACCAAGCgaaagaaaatataaactACTCCAATGTGGTGCCCAAAATTTTCTACAACGAAATCGGATTCCTCTTTTCTTCTTCAGAGAATTCTGGcaagaaatatattagGTGCACTTATTTAGAAGGATATCACTTCGATTGTAATGATATAAGGTTTATAGaagataaatatttattagaTGTGACAAAAATAAGAGGTTATTATTTAACTATTTTATCAAATagaaaagataaaaaagataatataaaattgtGGTACATCTATAATTCTGTAATAACAGAAAGcatgaataataatattacaaatgttggaaaagaatataaagaagggaatttatttttattaaatgattcgactgttttatataattatgtaaatgaaaaagatagttatgtttatttaataaaacataaagGATCTGTAAAACATTGtactttattatatttaaaaaaagaatatgCAAATCCAGgttttataaaagaaacAGTAAAAAATCAGActaaattaataaaagataatgatcataataataatactaGATATGtttgtaatattaattatgaTGATTTATCTGTTAATGGACATGATAGATATTTCACTGTAAGTGTATATAACGGTGTAAAGACAGATATTAAAAgttgtttttattttagttatgataatatattagaacctgttaatataataaataaaattgttaaaatatatgaatatagTAATTATTCTGTATATgcattttatattaataaagatatagaatcatattttctttttaataaaaaaatggaatGTTTTCTAGGAGAAaatttctatatatatttaaatattaattttataaatacatataaattagATAATTCATTTGATACTAATGAAAGAgtaattaatttatatacaGATAAtcttatttattataaaattccaaatattaattataaaaatacatttttatcaaaaatTCATTTCCCACcatatacaaaatatatacaattaaatgataaagaatatatatttaaattacCTTCATATATTGAACAAGATATTAATAcagaattattttttcttcagAAGGTTAATAagttttataaaaaaaaaacaattcTTCATAAAGGTGGTCATAACAATCAACTAGTTTTAGGTATAgatttttcaaaaaaaaatgatatttGTTCCTATTCATATTCAAAATCATCATGTgaatatacacatatagatattaataaaattaatattaaagtTCCTATGAATCAAGAAATTATATCTGATATAACACTAGCAATAATATGTCCagtaaataaaaaaaatcaaaacGTATGTTTTCATCATACATATGATAACGGAAAAAAAGTATTAATTAGAGATCATCTATATGATAGAAATGGatatttaaatgtatatcctaaaatttatatttatacacCTCAATTAGATCAAATATATGAAGAATCCAAACTAGTTATAAGAAAAGAATTtattgaaatatttaaaaataataaatgtaattATAGAAATGTTATCTTATGTAAATGTTATGCAAATAATATGTACTATGATATTacatttaatttaatatag
- a CDS encoding ras-related protein Rab-1A, with the protein MSENRSRDYDYLYKIILIGDSGVGKSCILLRFSDDHFTESYITTIGVDFRFRTIKVDDKIVKLQIWDTAGQERFRTITSAYYRGADGIIIIYDTTDRNSFLHINDWMNEINKYTNEDTCKLLVGNKADCKDDIEISTMEGQNKAKELNISFIETSAKDATNVELAFTMITQELIKKKKKKNFTSLKNNHAKLKLSTQDNSVQSFCSC; encoded by the coding sequence ATGAGTGAGAATAGATCACGAgattatgattatttatataaaataatattgatagGTGACAGTGGGGTGGGCAAATCTTGTATTTTATTACGATTTTCAGATGATCATTTTACAGAGAGTTATATAACAACTATTGGTGTTGATTTTAGATTTAGAACTATTAAAGTAGATGATAAAATAGTGAAACTACAAATATGGGATACGGCAGGTCAAGAACGTTTTAGAACTATAACATCAGCATATTATAGAGGAGCTGATggaataataataatatatgatacAACAGACAGGAATTCCtttttacatattaatGATTGGATgaatgaaataaataaatatacaaatgaAGATACTTGTAAATTACTTGTAGGAAATAAAGCTGATTGTAAAGATGATATAGAAATTTCAACAATGGAAGGTCAGAATAAAGCtaaagaattaaatatCTCTTTTATAGAAACATCAGCAAAAGATGCTACAAATGTAGAACTAGCTTTTACTATGATTACACAAgaattaattaaaaaaaaaaaaaaaaaaaattttacatcattaaaaaataatcatgCAAAACTTAAATTATCTACACAGGATAATTCGGTTCAGTCTTTTTGTTCATGTTAA
- a CDS encoding hypothetical protein (conserved Plasmodium protein, unknown function), which yields MIDKNSFLLNEKIRFDKYNENVEEEYKRKYNIENKIDEYFDDYNNTNNSSVYSSSSLSSSPSCSTLNYKKRKEKLFLYKYISPFMDLGKRFYSSLTLIYEPKLYHLSIFLTTLWAYKNIKCINKLLIHKYNDIHYQITRPDSLNGRRKAFKVLALGGSIIPCFFITLFIYDMKKGQTNYILVNRSDIPSENRHNHIIPYTLKRVISHKILLLKEKILFFAKDLAENNNFKTLSREYRKNMDKRIYKHYIKKGDIN from the exons ATGATAGATAAAAATAGTTTCCTTTTGAATGAAAAAATTCGatttgataaatataatgaaaatgttgaagaagaatataaaagaaaatataatatagaaaacaaaatagatgaatattttgatgattataataatactaaTAATTCTTCTGTATATTCATCTTCATCTTTATCTTCATCTCCATCTTGTAGTACattaaattataagaaaagaaaagaaaagttatttttatataaatatatatctcCATTTATGGATTTAGGTAAACGTTTTTATTCATCATtaacattaatatatgaacCTAAATTATATCATCTGTCCATATTTCTAACAACATTATGGGCATACAAAAATATcaaatgtataaataaattattaattcataaatataatgatatacATTATCAAATTACAAGACCAGACTCTTTAAATGGTCGACGAAAGGCATTCAAAGTATTAGCACTTGGTGGTTCAATAATACCATGCTTCTTTATTActctttttatttatgataTGAAGAAAGGTcaaacaaattatatactAGTGAACAGGTCAGACATTCCATCTGAGAATCGTCACAATCATATAATCCCTTACACATTAAAGAGAGTTATATCTCATAAG ATATTACTATTAAAGGAAAAAATTCTCTTTTTTGCAAAAGATTTAGctgaaaataataattttaaaacCTTATCGAGGGAATACCGTAAAAATATGGATAAAcgaatatataaacattatattaaaaagggagatattaattaa
- a CDS encoding ATP-dependent DNA helicase UvrD, with protein sequence MNLLKNILFNNLSEEQQKIVEIPMNVNLCIIACPGSGKTSTLTARIIKSIIEEKKSIVCITFTNYAASDLKDKIMKKINCLIDLSVDNNINQKLFNNKNNNNLSLKNKYTLNNIMHKSKIKVLNTVVFIGTIHSFCRYILYKYKGTFKILTDFINNNIIKLAFNNFYSSLMNMNKNTHTGFNEGLDKNSTKGNTENQDTTTNKNNNNNNNNNNNNNNNNNNNNNINDNQPNCIPPQLAYFLNCMKNSEIKEEDEKEFYEEEHDIQNDSLNEEGNGDADNDNDNNNDDDDDDEFYNYVYNFKHCNETINDYFENEQVQSMLKKKNIIFLKKKIKLMKYVELYNIQIEINEIEKMFYDEYKKIFKKAKNIYYDFDDLLIETYRLMKYNIDIRNKILDEWHYVFCDEFQDTNTTQFNILQFFANYSVPSTYNQLIDTPKKKNLDNEKINDHHNNSIYNTYNTKQYSQSVQNFFSENKIDQKFCDQIYFDKHCNNILIQKNKNEQSRGEQSEEKDVFMNLQTVQRQSLLSNKIEDMSSSSISSTYSYLKIEKKQKEKKEKKEHTYYSPTKMDNNNNNNNNNKQSDDKYHKHHLEKENNFFNNNLNEKNTPVNLKDRSLTVIGDDDQSIYSFRGAHINVFHKFLKDCNCLLFKLSNNFRSTREIVRVSQNLIINNKTCRIQKQLYTNNIQGNKIQFHAFKTSCDQISYILSEIIYLKKIYNYKYGDFVILCRTNKTLKETLKSLNNIEIKKKAYKYLMNKFLSDKQKKLLKENEGNKKQLENKNTNDIYKNISIRNNEINNYKNNQKCEQNVNDFNNIFNIDSFKIPIKELNKKKAFFGSKEIIELITFLRFLLNVDDNIIFKKAFKIIKNFKNTNHIINKLTKCQTNQHISNILIEHSNDNIQIKTQNTKIHKTQQKKNDEILSLFSCIKSITHLFILYKRKTLNKESLRVLDIFTEKELKTIVDFFFCINYFLKFAAHMNSVYHLVIEVFKKTKFLKRLQTKIQKKRDEENKENNIMKETISQQRNDNIESDVIQNIGSDSMKGDHHISDNEQKKMKLINEKQTDECKYGCSQQVIEKRVNQDNHNNGSNNNNNMYDNNDKNNISHNNNSKDNIYDEAAFTNNVYTTEETNSKNIEEKKGNIKKRTYLEYIEKHEKTKKYIDHDNNNNNNQQNDCHNNNNDMLDINTVNEIKIKKDLELLFNIGDKDLKYNEIQNIFIFLEMTTDYKPNLLQQSCLDCLFCFLNDFKNNVHENMLVEKVTLTTIHKAKGLEWKVVFIINVTEGEIPQTVDSKQDIIEERKIFYVGITRAKFLLYLLCSIQNNNSSEKNTVSRFINEMNI encoded by the coding sequence AtgaatttattaaaaaatattttatttaataacTTATCTGAGGAACAACAGAAAATTGTTGAAATTCCTATGAATGTaaatttatgtattatagCTTGCCCAGGATCAGGCAAAACATCTACCTTAACAGCTAGAATTATAAAAAGCATaatagaagaaaaaaagtCTATAGTTTGTATTACGTTTACAAATTATGCTGCTAGTGATTTAAAAGATAAGattatgaagaaaataaattgtTTAATAGATTTAAGTgtagataataatataaatcaaaaattatttaataataaaaataataataatcttagtttaaaaaataaatatactttaaataatataatgcataaaagtaaaataaaagtattaAACACAGTGGTCTTTATAGGAACCATACATTCTTTTTGTAGATATATCCTTTATAAGTATAAAGGaacttttaaaatattaactgattttattaacaataatattattaaattagCCTTTAATAATTTCTACTCTTCATTGATgaatatgaataaaaatactCACACTGGATTCAACGAGGGGCTTGACAAGAACAGCACCAAGGGTAATACAGAAAATCAAGACACTACAactaataaaaataataataataataataataataataataataataataataataataataataataataatatcaatgATAACCAACCCAATTGTATACCACCCCAATTAGCATACTTCTTAAATTGTATGAAAAACTCagaaataaaagaagaagacGAAAAAGAATTCTATGAAGAAGAACATGATATACAAAATGATAGTTTAAACGAAGAAGGCAATGGTGACGCCGATAACGATAACGATAATAACAAcgatgatgatgatgatgatgagttttataattatgtatacAACTTTAAACATTGTAATGAGACAATAAATGATTACTTCGAAAATGAACAAGTACAAAGTAtgttgaaaaaaaagaatattatatttttaaaaaaaaaaattaaattaatgaaatatgtagaattatataatatacaaatagAAATTAATGAAATAGAAAAGATGTTTtatgatgaatataaaaaaatattcaagaaagctaaaaatatatattatgattttGACGATTTATTAATTGAAACATATCGTCtaatgaaatataatatagatataagaaataaaatattagaTGAATGGCATTATGTATTTTGTGATGAATTTCAAGATACAAATACAACACAATTTAATATCTTACAATTCTTTGCAAATTATAGTGTTCCTTCAACATACAATCAATTAATAGATActccaaaaaaaaaaaatttggacaatgaaaaaattaatgatcatcataataattctatttataatacataCAATACTAAACAGTATAGTCAAAGTGTTCAAAACTTTTTTAgtgaaaataaaattgatcaaaaattttgtgatcaaatatattttgataaaCATTGTAATAACATActtatacaaaaaaataaaaatgaacaaTCAAGAGGTGAACAGTCTGAAGAGAAAGATGTTTTTATGAATCTACAAACAGTGCAAAGACAATCtttattatcaaataaaatagaagATATGAGTTCTTCCTCCATATCTTCAacatattcatatttaaaaatcgaaaagaaacaaaaagaaaaaaaagaaaaaaaagaacacACATATTATTCTCCTACTAAAATGgacaataataataataataataataataataaacaaagTGACGACAAATATCACAAACACCATttagaaaaagaaaataatttctttaaCAATAATTTGAACGAAAAAAATACTCCTGTCAATTTAAAAGATAGAAGTCTTACTGTTATAGGTGATGATGATCAATCAATATATTCTTTTCGAGGTGCTCATATTAATGTATTtcataaatttttaaaagattgtaattgtttattatttaaattaagTAATAATTTTAGAAGTACTAGAGAAATTGTTAGAGTTTCTCAGAatcttattattaataataaaacatgCAGAATACAAAAACAACtttatacaaataatattcaaGGAAATAAAATTCAATTCCATGCATTCAAAACATCTTGTGATCAAATATCTTATATATTGTCtgaaattatttatttaaaaaaaatttataattataaatatggagactttgttattttatgtaGAACAAACAAAACATTAAAAGAAACATTAAAGagtttaaataatattgaaattaaaaagaaagcatataaatatttaatgaacaaatttttaagtgataaacaaaagaaactcttaaaagaaaatgaaggaaataaaaaacaattagaaaataagaacacaaatgatatatataaaaatatatctataagaaataatgaaataaataattataaaaataatcaGAAATGTGAACAAAATGTTAACGActttaataatatatttaatatagATAGTTTTAAAATACctataaaagaattaaacaaaaaaaaagctTTTTTTGGATCTAAAGAAATTATTGAATTAATTACATTCCTTAGATTTTTATTGAATGtagatgataatattatatttaaaaaagcttttaaaataataaaaaatttcaaaaatacaaaccatataataaataaattaacaAAATGTCAAACAAATCAACATATATCAAATATTCTAATTGAACATTCTAATgataatatacaaataaaaacaCAAAACACAAAAATTCATAAAAcacaacaaaaaaaaaatgatgaaatCTTATCTCTTTTTTCATGTATTAAGAGTATCACTCacttatttattttgtataaaagaaaaacacTAAATAAAGAATCATTACGTGtattagatatatttacagaaaaagaattaaaaacTATTGTCgacttttttttttgtattaattatttcttaaaGTTTGCGGCACATATGAATTCTGTGTATCACTTAGTAATAGAAGTATTCaagaaaacaaaatttttaaaaaggTTACAAACCAAAATACAGAAGAAAAGggatgaagaaaataagGAAAACAATATTATGAAAGAAACCATATCTCAACAAAGGAACGATAACATTGAATCGGATGTGATTCAAAATATAGGTAGTGATTCAATGAAGGGAGACCATCACATCAGTGACAATgaacaaaagaaaatgaaattaataaatgaaaaacaAACGGATGAGTGTAAATATGGGTGTTCTCAGCAGGTGATAGAAAAAAGGGTCAACCAGgataatcataataatggcagtaataataataataatatgtatgataataatgacaaaaataatataagtcataataataacagtaaggataatatatatgatgagGCCGCATTTACtaataatgtatatacaACTGAAGAAACtaattcaaaaaatattgaagagaaaaaaggaaatattaaaaaacGTACCTATTTAgaatatatagaaaaacATGAAAAGAcgaaaaaatatattgaccatgataataataataataataatcaacAGAATGATTGCcataataacaataatgaTATGTTGGATATTAATACTGTGaatgaaattaaaataaaaaaagatctcgaattattatttaatataggagataaagatttaaaatataatgaaatacaaaatatttttatcttcttAGAAATGACAACAGATTATAAACCAAACTTATTACAACAATCATGTTTAGATTGtttattttgttttcttAATGATTTCAAAAATAATGTACATGAAAATATGCTAGTAGAAAAAGTTACCTTAACAACTATACATAAAGCAAAAGGATTAGAATGGAAAGTagtttttattataaatgtgACAGAAGGAGAAATACCACAAACTGTTGATAGTAAACAAGATATTATTgaagaaagaaaaattttCTATGTAGGAATTACTAGAGCCAAATTTTTactatatttattatgttcaattcaaaataataattcttctGAAAAAAATACTGTTTCGAGGTTTATTAACGAAAtgaatatatga